The proteins below are encoded in one region of Cardiocondyla obscurior isolate alpha-2009 linkage group LG29, Cobs3.1, whole genome shotgun sequence:
- the LOC139112491 gene encoding uncharacterized protein, whose amino-acid sequence MPKHKTRRHKSSRHRHSHYEKLLEQVQSMFAELRDREVRLPLAASSAVDVRGSSPSECASQADEPSKETQTVAQTDRGSEPDAPEFLVNDTSQDLNSSLIEVRVEDPSQPQEAEAQTLVNKLFKTDKDLAPSSSWNAIMLEAIKAKARKGLSEEALSKLLTKYEMKGDLAALAPPKLNKELASVLAPSVLKRDEYQVRSQAQVGACLNAFGSGLSILLKEDILQELSEDSRSALSFFSEGLHLLSDHLYRLSLARRAFAKPSLNLVGKNAADAAEIDDYLFGQNFTETLKTAQAVEKTGRDISKVVPQVGKKTQQPVRQQSGQQLPKRTPQTPVSKYRLQGNRRAPWQSITDDQTVLEAVQGYRLPFSTPPQPRSCLLERVFSKSEQDFYKMEIERLLLKKAIRQVDPSTDQFLSSFFLVDKPSGGKRFILNLKELNRYLSPPHFKLEDWRTVVRLMLPDDFLLLGSSFRECQNNVNASLNLLLSLGFRINFEKSQLQPASSCKFLGFIFNSNEQSISIPAQRREGLIRLVSDMARKSQTSIRNFASMIGSLISVCPAVQYGLLYTKTFERQKFLALGDANQNFSSRNLRDCNILLRIDNTTSLAYINKFGSVQYPYLSDISRQIWQWCEERNIFIFASYIASVENIIADAESRVTDPDTEWSLSHSAFQQINKNFGPFDVDIFASLLNAKCDVYISWFPDPGSFSVDAFTLSWSNVRLLFLQWLPCVLRMSRPGKKITKKTILMANRMKEMELQERSSKSLLANVLDIDDDFRHGNSAANPASGYIRYCFLKLTIEHRCSSELYNFSNRTDSGSQAR is encoded by the exons ATGCCGAAACATAAGACTCGGCGTCATAAATCGTCGAGGCATCGTCACTCGCATTACGAAAAATTGCTCGAACAAGTACAGAGCATGTTTGCAGAGTTACGTGATAGAGAGGTTAGGTTGCCCCTCGCCGCTTCTTCGGCGGTCGATGTCCGAGGCTCGTCACCCTCGGAATGTGCATCACAGGCCGATGAGCCATCAAAGGAAACGCAGACGGTCGCTCAAACTGACCGGGGCAGTGAACCAG ATGCTCCCGAGTTCTTGGTAAATGACACTAGTCAGGACTTAAATTCCTCTTTAATAGAGGTAAGAGTTGAGGATCCCTCACAGCCTCAGGAAGCAGAGGCTCAGACGTTGGTGAACAAGCTTTTCAAAACGGATAAAGACCTGGCCCCGTCGTCGTCCTGGAATGCAATAATGCTGGAGGCAATCAAAGCAAAGGCCCGAAAGGGCTTGAGCGAGGAAGCGCTCTCAAAACTTCTGACTAAATATGAGATGAAAGGAGATCTGGCGGCCTTGGCCCCGCCTAAATTAAATAAGGAACTGGCGTCAGTTCTAGCTCCTTCTGTTCTCAAACGAGACGAATACCAGGTACGGTCTCAAGCGCAGGTGGGTGCCTGTCTTAACGCTTTTGGTTCAGGATTATCAATCTTGCTGAAGGAAGATATTTTACAAGAGCTTAGCGAAGATTCTCGTTCCGCTCTTTCATTCTTCTCAGAAGGCTTACATCTTCTATCAGATCATCTTTATAGACTCTCTTTAGCTCGAAGAGCTTTTGCGAAGCCTTCGCTTAATTTAGTGGGCAAGAACGCTGCTGATGCAGCAGAGATTGATGATTACTTATTTGGCCAAAATTTCACGGAAACTCTTAAAACGGCTCAGGCCGTTGAGAAGACCGGCCGCGACATCTCAAAGGTTGTGCCTCAAGTAGGTAAGAAGACTCAACAACCGGTGCGTCAACAGTCTGGACAGCAGCTACCAAAACGTACGCCGCAGACGCCGGTCTCCAAATACCGATTACAGGGAAACCGCAGAGCTCCT TGGCAGAGCATTACGGATGACCAGACGGTTTTAGAGGCAGTACAAGGTTATCGTTTACCTTTCTCTACTCCTCCCCAACCAAGATCATGTTTGTTGGAGAGAGTTTTTTCCAAATCCGAGCAggatttttacaaaatggaGATTGAACGCCTTTTGCTGAAGAAAGCTATAAGGCAGGTCGATCCTAGTACCGACCAGTTTttgtcttctttctttttagtcGACAAGCCATCGGGCGGAAAGCGTTTTATCTTAAACCTAAAGGAATTGAACCGCTACCTTAGTCCCCCACACTTTAAATTAGAGGACTGGCGAACAGTCGTTCGCCTCATGTTACCAG ATGATTTCCTTTTGCTGGGGTCGTCTTTCAGGGAATGCCAGAACAATGTCAATGCTTCTCTTAATCTTCTGTTATCTTTGGGTTTCAGAATAAACTTTGAGAAGTCTCAACTTCAACCTGCGTCTAGCTGCAAATTTCtaggatttatttttaattcgaacgAACAATCTATTTCGATTCCGGCACAGCGTCGTGAAGGACTCATACGTTTGGTTTCTGACATGGCTAGGAAGTCACAAACTTCGATAAGAAACTTTGCCAGCATGATTGGCTCTCTTATCTCGGTTTGTCCGGCTGTGCAGTACGGCCTTCTTTATACTAAGACGTTTGAGCGCCAAAAATTTTTAGCTCTTGGTGATGCTaaccaaaatttttcttcac GTAATCTTAGGGACTGTAACATTTTGCTTCGTATTGATAATACCACTTCATTAGCGTATATAAACAAATTTGGTTCGGTTCAGTATCCTTATCTTTCAGATATCTCACGACAGATTTGGCAGTGGTGCGAGgagagaaacatttttatttttgcctcCTACATTGCCTCAGTAGAGAATATTATTGCTGACGCGGAATCGCGTGTTACAGATCCCGACACGGAATGGTCATTGTCGCATAGTGCTTTCCAACAGATTAATAAGAACTTTGGTCCTTTCGACGTGGATATTTTTGCATCCTTACTTAACGCTAAATGCGACGTGTATATTTCTTGGTTCCCAGATCCGGGATCTTTTTCGGTGGATGCTTTTACTTTGTCCTGgtcaaat GTGAGATTATTGTTTCTACAATGGCTACCGTGTGTGCTGCGCATGAGTCGGCCGGGCAAGAAGATCACAAAGAAGACCATTCTCATGGCTAATCGGATGAAAGAGATGGAGCTACAGGAGAGAAGCAGTAAGAGTTTGCTGGCGAACGTTTTAGACATCGACGATGATTTTCGTCATGGGAACAGCGCCGCCAATCCTGCCTCGGGCTATATAAGGTACTGTTTTCTTAAGTTAACGATAGAGCACAGATGTTCTAGTGAACTGTATAATTTCTCGAATCGGACGGATAGTGGATCGCAGGCTAGGTAG